A region from the Rosa rugosa chromosome 6, drRosRugo1.1, whole genome shotgun sequence genome encodes:
- the LOC133714428 gene encoding F-box protein At4g35733-like — MGRRRFLRLKGVGLEDKEYQTSINRGTAGLLIISHLTIASINLLLDFKLMDSSDWAKLPKHPLDLVLERLTSPLDYVRFSAVCMSWNSVADDNLSKRTAPMLLSYTGEEETWNLCDVADDKVLDLQLELPNKRFCGSRGWLITMDENFIVTLINPFSRVNGRRPKENSIINLPALLTRGKRVKQCDFNVFKATISADPISNAKDCIVMIIYEPSCQLAFIRLNKDTTWTYIDSRRRMIEDVLYVGDKFYAVDYKSQLFCIDITTQFDEEEDVILVAEEAFEQDKRYLVKNYLVELSENELLMVKRYMFFGPGQHDFRITLNFELFKLDHDNCEWTKINTLGDVALFIGDSSTISVLASSSLGYLPNCIYFLHDWDRQRIDFGSRGPRDFGVYNIESKKFSRDVTTHAAALMKMSNRTPIWTQWTVL, encoded by the coding sequence ATGGGAAGGCGAAGATTCCTACGCCTTAAAGGAGTAGGACTGGAGGACAAGGAGTACCAGACATCTATAAATAGAGGGACGGCTGGGCTTCTCATAATCTCACATCTAACAATTGCTTCGATCAATCTTCTCTTGGATTTCAAGCTCATGGACTCCTCAGACTGGGCAAAGCTGCCAAAGCACCCATTGGATTTAGTTTTAGAGAGATTAACATCACCATTAGATTATGTGAGGTTCAGTGCGGTTTGTATGTCATGGAATTCTGTAGCAGATGATAATCTAAGCAAACGCACAGCTCCAATGCTCTTGTCTTATACGGGTGAAGAAGAGACATGGAATTTATGCGACGTCGCGGATGATAAGGTTCTTGATTTGCAATTAGAGTTGCCGAACAAACGATTTTGTGGTTCTAGAGGATGGTTAATAACTATGGATGAGAATTTCATAGTGACTCTCATAAATCCTTTCTCTAGAGTTAATGGGAGGAGACCGAAAGAAAATTCTATTATCAACCTTCCTGCACTCTTGACTCGTGGGAAAAGGGTTAAGCAATGTGACTTCAATGTCTTCAAGGCTACAATTTCGGCGGATCCAATCTCAAATGCAAAGGATTGCATTGTTATGATCATATACGAGCCATCATGTCAACTGGCTTTTATCAGACTTAATAAAGACACTACGTGGACTTATATTGATTCACGACGTCGCATGATTGAAGATGTTCTTTATGTTGGAGATAAATTCTATGCTGTTGATTATAAAAGCCAACTCTTTTGTATTGACATTACTACTCAATTTGACGAGGAGGAAGATGTTATATTGGTTGCAGAAGAAGCATTTGAACAAGATAAGAGATATTTAGTCAAAAATTATCTGGTGGAACTAAGTGAGAATGAACTATTGATGGTTAAGAGGTATATGTTCTTTGGTCCTGGTCAACATGATTTCCGTATAACATTGAATTTCGAACTTTTCAAACTTGATCACGATAATTGTGAGTGGACCAAGATAAACACTTTAGGTGATGTTGCTCTCTTCATAGGGGATAGCTCTACAATATCAGTGTTGGCCTCAAGTTCTCTTGGATATCTGCCGAACTGCATATACTTCCTACATGATTGGGATCGTCAGAGAATTGATTTTGGGAGTCGTGGTCCACGTGATTTTGGTGTGTATAACATTGAAAGCAAAAAATTTTCACGGGATGTCACCACACATGCTGCGGCTCTAATGAAGATGAGCAATCGAACACCTATTTGGACACAATGGACTGTGTTGTAG